The following proteins are co-located in the Candidatus Methylomirabilota bacterium genome:
- a CDS encoding PilZ domain-containing protein: MGEEDNVRVSGEHDASLPRRGHAAEKEKSNRRQHARFVVRGNAKGRVTTVYDAHILNISLGGALIEHAHVVRPGSTSSLDLDLQGKRLSMRCRVARSVVHRMELQPDGEQALIYHTGLEFIDAPKETRLMISNYIQSVIDDGKSALADEDLDGRSYTCEKCGHAFHLADSEVRPAFIESRQRPIQAGDIFHYDHGMCQGTLMYTFGGPNAPWSAD; this comes from the coding sequence ATGGGAGAGGAAGACAACGTGCGGGTATCGGGCGAGCATGACGCGTCTCTCCCCAGGCGGGGACATGCGGCGGAAAAAGAAAAGTCCAACCGGCGTCAACACGCCCGGTTCGTCGTGCGCGGGAATGCCAAGGGACGGGTAACTACCGTCTACGACGCGCATATCCTCAACATCAGCCTTGGGGGGGCCTTGATTGAGCATGCCCACGTGGTCCGCCCGGGCTCCACTTCCTCTTTGGACCTCGACCTCCAGGGAAAGAGACTGAGCATGAGGTGCCGCGTGGCCCGCTCGGTGGTCCACCGGATGGAACTGCAGCCGGATGGGGAGCAGGCCTTAATCTACCACACCGGATTGGAATTTATCGATGCCCCAAAGGAAACGCGGTTGATGATTAGCAATTACATCCAGTCGGTCATCGACGATGGGAAGAGTGCGCTGGCCGACGAGGACCTGGACGGGAGGTCGTACACCTGCGAGAAGTGTGGCCATGCTTTCCATCTCGCCGATTCAGAGGTGCGTCCTGCGTTCATAGAGTCTCGACAGCGTCCGATCCAAGCGGGCGACATCTTTCACTACGACCACGGGATGTGTCAGGGGACCCTGATGTACACCTTTGGAGGACCAAACGCCCCCTGGAGTGCTGACTAG